A window of Equus caballus isolate H_3958 breed thoroughbred chromosome 10, TB-T2T, whole genome shotgun sequence contains these coding sequences:
- the LHB gene encoding lutropin/choriogonadotropin subunit beta isoform X1, which produces MEDVRQRSWVPQCVSGGREGEGPGLRSQAGPEALALSQGLLLWMLLSVGGVWASRGPLRPLCRPINATLAAEKEACPICITFTTSICAGYCPSMVRVMPAALPAIPQPVCTYRELRFASIRLPGCPPGVDPMVSFPVALSCHCGPCQIKTTDCGVFRDQPLACAPQASSSSKDPPSQPLTSTSTPTPGASRRSSHPLPIKTS; this is translated from the exons ATGGAAGATGTCAGGCAGAGGAGCTGGGTCCCTCAATGTGTATCTGGGGGACGGGAGGGTGAGGGCCCAGGGCTGAGGTctcaggctggccctgaggcACTGGCCTTGTCCCAGGGGCTGCTGCTGTGGATGCTGCTGAGTGTTGGCGGGGTCTGGGCATCCAGGGGGCCACTGCGGCCACTGTGCCGGCCCATCAACGCCACTCTGGCTGCTGAGAAGGAGGCCTGCCCCATCTGCATCACCTTCACCACCAGCATCTGTGCCGGCTACTGCCCCAGCATG GTGCGGGTGATGCCAGCTGCCCTGCCGGCCATTCCCCAGCCAGTGTGCACCTACCGTGAGCTGCGCTTTGCTTCCATCCGGCTCCCCGGCTGCCCGCCTGGTGTGGACCCCATGGTCTCCTTCCCCGTGGCCCTCAGTTGTCACTGCGGGCCCTGCCAGATCAAGACCACTGACTGCGGGGTTTTCAGAGACCAGCCCTTGGCCTGTGCCCCCCAGGCCTCCTCTTCCTCTAAGGATCCCCCATCCCAACCTCTCACATCCACATCCACCCCAACTCCTGGGGCCAGCAGACGTTCCTCTCATCCCCTCCCAATAAAGACTTCTTGA
- the LHB gene encoding lutropin/choriogonadotropin subunit beta precursor yields METLQGLLLWMLLSVGGVWASRGPLRPLCRPINATLAAEKEACPICITFTTSICAGYCPSMVRVMPAALPAIPQPVCTYRELRFASIRLPGCPPGVDPMVSFPVALSCHCGPCQIKTTDCGVFRDQPLACAPQASSSSKDPPSQPLTSTSTPTPGASRRSSHPLPIKTS; encoded by the exons ATGGAGACGCTCCAG GGGCTGCTGCTGTGGATGCTGCTGAGTGTTGGCGGGGTCTGGGCATCCAGGGGGCCACTGCGGCCACTGTGCCGGCCCATCAACGCCACTCTGGCTGCTGAGAAGGAGGCCTGCCCCATCTGCATCACCTTCACCACCAGCATCTGTGCCGGCTACTGCCCCAGCATG GTGCGGGTGATGCCAGCTGCCCTGCCGGCCATTCCCCAGCCAGTGTGCACCTACCGTGAGCTGCGCTTTGCTTCCATCCGGCTCCCCGGCTGCCCGCCTGGTGTGGACCCCATGGTCTCCTTCCCCGTGGCCCTCAGTTGTCACTGCGGGCCCTGCCAGATCAAGACCACTGACTGCGGGGTTTTCAGAGACCAGCCCTTGGCCTGTGCCCCCCAGGCCTCCTCTTCCTCTAAGGATCCCCCATCCCAACCTCTCACATCCACATCCACCCCAACTCCTGGGGCCAGCAGACGTTCCTCTCATCCCCTCCCAATAAAGACTTCTTGA